The genomic region CTTAAAGTTAAGGTTGTCGAAAAGATAAAAGAAGAAGTTGAAGGTGTGAAACTGGAAGACGCTGAAGTCGTTATAGCCGGTGGACGCGGTATGGGCACTGCTGCCGACTTCGCGAAACTTCGTGAACTTGCAGATATTCTTGGAGGTGCTGTTGGCGGTACAAGGGTCGCATGTGACGAGGGCTGGGCTCCTGCGACACTCCAGATAGGACAGAGTGGAAAGGTAGTCAGTCCGAAATTGTACTTAGCAGTGGGTCTCTCCGGGGCAATGGCGCATATTGCGGGCTGCCTGGGATCAAAGTGTATCGTGGCAATAAATAAAGATAAAGAAGCTAATATTTTCAACGTAGCCAACTTCGGGATCGTCGGGGACTGGAAAGAGATATTACCTGCCATGACCGAAAAATTTAAGGAACTTAAAGCAAAATAATAAGAAAATTTGATATAACCTGGGGGATGGGGACTACAGCATGTCCCCATCCCCCATTTCTTTTAACCAGAGCGCTCGCTCATTTCAAATCTGTATCAATAGTGTACATTTTAACTCTTCTTGGAGACCTTGCTTGCTTTGGCGTAGGCAAGGACAGCTTTTACATAATTGTCGCAGTGGTTATAAGCCCAAACAGCTTTTTTATTTTTATCCGTGTTGCCCTTTACCCAGCCGTGTTCCTTAAGATAATTTGCAATGCTTGCCATTGCGTCATGGAAATTGAATAGATCAATTTCACCGTCCCCGTTGCCGTCAACGGCGTAAAGTAAGTATGAAGAAGGTATAAACTGGCAAAGGCCGAAGGCGCCTGCCCATGAGCCCTTGATTGAAAAGGGGTCTTTATTGTTGCCCTTACAAAGCATCAGGAGGTTTATCAATTCTCCTGTTGCCCATTCTGAACGACGGTTTTCATATACAGACATGGTAAGAAGGCTGTTGAATACGAGATAATTGCCCCTTGCATTTCCAAGATTGGTTTCTACCCTGTAAATAGCAACAAGCACCTCTTTTTCAACGCCGAATTGGTTCTCGATTTCCTTAAAGGCAGACATATGTTCTTTTAAAACCTTTTGGCCTCTCTTAACTGATTTTTTAGAAAGAAGACCGAATTTCCGGCTCATATAATTC from Pseudomonadota bacterium harbors:
- a CDS encoding lytic murein transglycosylase encodes the protein MKYLTIFALLIALVTVNSYASEEIPPVFSLKKDAISQKLKDNGFSDDEIHKIFSDSRIELYPEMLNKSGKGLNYMSRKFGLLSKKSVKRGQKVLKEHMSAFKEIENQFGVEKEVLVAIYRVETNLGNARGNYLVFNSLLTMSVYENRRSEWATGELINLLMLCKGNNKDPFSIKGSWAGAFGLCQFIPSSYLLYAVDGNGDGEIDLFNFHDAMASIANYLKEHGWVKGNTDKNKKAVWAYNHCDNYVKAVLAYAKASKVSKKS